One window of Biomphalaria glabrata chromosome 6, xgBioGlab47.1, whole genome shotgun sequence genomic DNA carries:
- the LOC106053270 gene encoding fatty acid desaturase 6-like: MESNTANSGLSKKTVEKETGNIIDYVDLKKLPQFAVLNQQVLGLVNASSWWERHGQDWFLLLVSFAGYFSSYYLLTYSDPLTFVSGIFVLGLSHSSITVKSAHMAAHGAFSSSNICNRVLSFVCTDFIGTFSADVGYSIHVKCHHPHTNIIGLGDSSTFRASFVPSVLYMFVTPLLMPVLTPAVAMKEIMSKSALCIARHIFIAYIGLIFHIYLLMSISGLHISLALAVIFLSRDVLAIPYIHVNIFQHIGLPMYSQQHRPKKIYQMTTGVLNLPRNPILDFCFGHGIISCHTEHHLFPSLSDNMCLKIQPVVFKFCQEHDLPYHTDTYYGRVWHFLSNYKQLMVDSPPVTKFVGLQ; encoded by the exons atgGAGTCAAACACTGCCAACTCTGGTCTGTCTAAAAAAACAGTAGAGAAAGAAACTGGAAATATCATTGACTATGTGGATCTAAAAAAATTACCACAGTTTGCAGTCCTCAATCAGCAA gTTTTAGGCCTTGTTAATGCATCCTCCTGGTGGGAAAGGCATGGACAAGATTGGTTTCTTCTCCTTGTAAGCTTTGCTGGATATTTTAGCAGTTACTATTTGCTGACTTACTCGGATCCACTGACTTTTGTGTCAGGCATTTTTGTGCTTGGATTAAGTCACTCTAGTATCACTGTCAAATCTGCTCACATGGCTGCCCATGGTGCTTTCAGCTCATCCAATATATGCAACAGAGTATTAAGCTTCGTTTGCACAGACTTCATTGGAACTTTTTCTGCAGATGTCGGCTACAGCATTCATGTGAAGTGCCATCACCCGCACACTAATATCATAGGGCTCGGAGATTCCAGTACTTTTAGAGCTTCATTTGTCCCGAGTGTTCTGTATATGTTTGTGACACCTCTTTTGATGCCTGTTTTAACACCTGCAGTAGCCATGAAAGAAATCATGTCAAAATCCGCTCTCTGTATAGCACGTCACATTTTCATAGCCTACATTGGTCTTATCTTTcatatatatttactaatgtCTATATCGGGTCTTCATATTTCACTAGCTCTTGCTGTAATATTTTTGAGCCGGGATGTGCTGGCTATCCCTTATATCCACGTAAACATATTTCAGCATATTGGACTACCAATGTATTCTCAGCAGCATCGTCCAAAGAAAATATACCAGATGACGACAGGTGTACTCAACCTTCCACGTAATCCAATATTGGACTTCTGTTTTGGTCACGGTATCATCAGCTGTCACACTGAGCATCACCTGTTTCCTTCTTTGTCAGACAACATGTGTCTTAAAATACAGCCAGTGGTCTTCAAGTTTTGCCAAGAGCATGACCTGCCATATCATACAGACACTTACTATGGGAGGGTCTGGCACTTTTTGTCCAACTATAAACAGTTAATGGTAGATTCACCTCCTGTGACAAAATTTGTGGGCCTACAGTAA